In Streptomyces pluripotens, the genomic window CCAGGATGCGCACGAGGGTGTCCGGGCCGGGCAGACCCACCGACAGTGTCCCGGAGGCGCGGTCGACGGGGGCCTCCAGGCCGGGCGGGACGGAGGCGCAGGGGGCGGTGCACTCGGTGAGGCCGTAGCCGACGCGGATGTACGGCCCGAACCGCTCCTGGAACCTCTCCACCAGGGACGGTGGTACGGGCGCGCCCCCGGAGGAGAGGTTCACGAAGGAGGCGAAGTGCTCACGGGTGACGTCCGGGTGGGCGGCGAGCGCCATGTACGCGGTGGACGGGCCGACCGTGTAGTGCGGGTGGTGCTCGGCGAACGCCTCCAGGACGACACCCGGCTCGAAGCGGTAGGCGAGCACCAGGGTGCCCGCGCTGTTCAAGCAGGCGCCGAACTGGCAGACCATGCCGGTGATGTGGAACAGCGGCGCGAGCGCGTAGTAGACGGGCGCCTCGGGCAGGTCGAGGCCCCTCCGCTGCCGCTCGGCGTTGTGCATGATGTTGCCGTGGGTGTTGGTGGCGCCCTTGGGGGTGCCGCTGGTGCCCGAGGTGTAGCTGATCAGCGCGATGTCGTCCGGGCGCGGCGCGCGCCCCTCGGGCGCCGCGCCGCCCTGCCGGGCGACGGCCACGAGGTCGTCGGCGTCCGGGGCCTGGGGCAGCCGCTCGAAGGCCAGCACGCGCGCGTCGTCGCGGGTCTGGAAGTCCAGTTCGCAGCCGGTGAGGACGATCCGCACCGGCGATCCGGCGGCGGTGTCCCTGAGGTACCCCTCCCAAGCCCGGTCGGAGCAGATCAACGCGGTCACCTCACCGTCCCGCAGGACGTGCGCGACCTCGGCCGACTTGTACATGGGGTTGACCGGGACGACGGTCGCTCCCGCCTTCCAGGCACCGAGCACCGCGAGGACGAAGTGCGGGGAGTTCTGCAGCAGGACGGCCACCCGGTCGCCGCGTTCGAGTCCCCGCGCGGCGAGGTGCGCGGCGACGGAGTCGCTCAACTCGTCTACTTCGCGGTAACTCAGCCGGGCGTCGAAGTAGGCGAGGAAGGTGCGCTCGGGGGCCTGGGACACCGCAGCGCGCAGAGCGTGCACGAGTGAGTCGGCGGGGGCGACCGGGGCACGCTGAGCCTCGTCCAGCAGGGCCAACCAGGGCCGGGCGGAGTACCGCGACGTGGTCACCGGGTTTCCTCCCACTTCTGCTGGATGTGGTTCATGCTCGTCAGCCAGCGGTCGGGGTCACCGGCCCGCGCCTGGTAGAAGCCGGCCACCTCCGGGTGCGGCAGGATCAGGAAGCGATCCTCCTCGATGCCCCGGAACAGGGCGTCCGCGACGGCCTCAGGGGCGATCGCGGTCGGCCGGAGCACCAGGTCGCCCGCGGTGCCAGTGGCTGCGAGCATGTCGGTGCGCACGCCCTGCGGACAGATGGCGTGCACCTTCAGACCCCGGTGACGGTAGGTGAGCGACAGCCACTCGGCGAAGGCCAAGGCACCGTGCTTGGTGACGCTGTAGGAGGGAGCGCCGATCATGGTGAGGAGCCCGGCGGCGGAGACCGTGGAGACGAACCGGCCGCTGCCGCGCTCCAGCCAGCCGGGGAGGAGTCCGTGGGCCGCGCGGACGTGGGCCATCACATTGACGTCCCAGGCCGTTGCCCAGGACTTCTCGTCCAGCGGTCCGCCGGTGCCGCCGTCCTCGAAGGCGACGCCGGCGTTGGCGCAGTAGACGTCGACGGCGCCACCGAGGGCGTCCCGCGCGTCGTCGACGACGGTGGAGGCGTCACCGGGCACCGCGATCCCTCCGATCTCCTCGGCCACCGCTTTGGCCTTGCCTGCGTCCAGGTCGTTCAC contains:
- a CDS encoding class I adenylate-forming enzyme family protein, with product MTTSRYSARPWLALLDEAQRAPVAPADSLVHALRAAVSQAPERTFLAYFDARLSYREVDELSDSVAAHLAARGLERGDRVAVLLQNSPHFVLAVLGAWKAGATVVPVNPMYKSAEVAHVLRDGEVTALICSDRAWEGYLRDTAAGSPVRIVLTGCELDFQTRDDARVLAFERLPQAPDADDLVAVARQGGAAPEGRAPRPDDIALISYTSGTSGTPKGATNTHGNIMHNAERQRRGLDLPEAPVYYALAPLFHITGMVCQFGACLNSAGTLVLAYRFEPGVVLEAFAEHHPHYTVGPSTAYMALAAHPDVTREHFASFVNLSSGGAPVPPSLVERFQERFGPYIRVGYGLTECTAPCASVPPGLEAPVDRASGTLSVGLPGPDTLVRILDEQGDEVPFGEQGEIVVGGPQVVPGYWRCPEATAETFPDGELRTGDIGFMDEQGWLYVVDRKKDMINASGFKVWPREVEDVLYTHPAVREAAVVGVLDGYRGETVKACVSLRPGAEVDPDELAVYCKERLAAYKYPRHVEILPDLPKTASGKILRRELRSRAHDNDDAGQ
- a CDS encoding SDR family oxidoreductase — protein: MEAVRDAGVVVTGAGGGIGAALARRFAGEGARVVVNDLDAGKAKAVAEEIGGIAVPGDASTVVDDARDALGGAVDVYCANAGVAFEDGGTGGPLDEKSWATAWDVNVMAHVRAAHGLLPGWLERGSGRFVSTVSAAGLLTMIGAPSYSVTKHGALAFAEWLSLTYRHRGLKVHAICPQGVRTDMLAATGTAGDLVLRPTAIAPEAVADALFRGIEEDRFLILPHPEVAGFYQARAGDPDRWLTSMNHIQQKWEETR